In Musa acuminata AAA Group cultivar baxijiao chromosome BXJ2-10, Cavendish_Baxijiao_AAA, whole genome shotgun sequence, a genomic segment contains:
- the LOC135625600 gene encoding AT-hook motif nuclear-localized protein 17-like yields MFFDSFSENNMKNKNDADRRDVISRFHHHYLQQQQHQQQQNKKECLSDEVDSARSSGEIQKPKADVEQNVEKALVVINSRGDGGAGDGATVEVAKRRRGRPRGSKNKPKPPVVISQEADPLASMRPHVLEIPAGHDVVESLARFSRRRNLGICILAGTGAVANVSLRQPHFAGAPPPPNASAAATSIGFQGRFEILSISASFFPPAMAAFSTGISGEMSITLAGPQGQIVGGTVTGPLMATGTVVIVAAAFSNPTFHRLSVEDLSMSVSVSGGVGEPEEHHHQHQQQEHRPRRNQGPAATTMSAPETCGMSIYNGHLSSEVIWMPTARPPLPPPF; encoded by the coding sequence ATGTTCTTCGATAGCTTCTCGGAGAATAACATGAAGAACAAGAACGACGCCGACAGGAGGGATGTTATCTCGCGCTTCCACCACCACTACCTTCAACAACAGCAACATCAGCAGCAGCAGAACAAGAAAGAATGCCTCTCGGATGAAGTGGACAGCGCAAGGAGCAGCGGAGAGATCCAGAAGCCGAAAGCCGACGTCGAACAGAACGTGGAGAAAGCTCTAGTGGTGATCAACAGCCGCGGTGATGGAGGAGCTGGAGATGGCGCCACGGTCGAGGTGGCGAAGCGGCGAAGGGGACGCCCCCGGGGCTCCAAGAACAAGCCTAAGCCGCCCGTGGTGATCTCGCAGGAAGCAGACCCGCTGGCCTCCATGCGCCCACACGTGCTCGAGATCCCCGCCGGGCACGACGTGGTCGAATCGCTTGCCCGCTTTTCGCGCCGCCGCAACCTCGGGATATGCATTCTGGCAGGCACTGGCGCTGTGGCGAACGTATCTCTCCGCCAGCCGCACTTCGCCGGGGCACCGCCGCCCCCCAACGCCTCCGCGGCGGCCACGTCCATCGGCTTCCAAGGCCGATTCGAGATCCTGTCCATCTCCGCTTCGTTCTTCCCGCCTGCCATGGCGGCGTTCTCCACCGGGATTAGCGGCGAGATGTCGATCACCCTGGCAGGTCCGCAGGGGCAGATCGTGGGCGGGACCGTGACGGGGCCACTGATGGCGACGGGAACGGTGGTGATCGTGGCGGCGGCGTTCTCGAACCCGACCTTCCACCGGCTGTCGGTCGAGGACCTATCGATGTCGGTCTCAGTGTCCGGCGGCGTCGGTGAACCAGAGGAGCACCATCACCAGCATCAACAACAGGAGCATCGTCCGCGGCGCAACCAGGGGCCAGCGGCGACCACGATGTCAGCGCCGGAGACCTGTGGCATGTCCATCTACAATGGTCACCTCTCGTCGGAAGTCATTTGGATGCCTACCGCCCGCCCGCCGCTTCCACCACCTTTCTAA